A region from the Acipenser ruthenus chromosome 49, fAciRut3.2 maternal haplotype, whole genome shotgun sequence genome encodes:
- the LOC117962910 gene encoding SHC-transforming protein 2-like isoform X2 — protein sequence MWLPIKTKRKKAMHRLRGGGAGAGGPSGSAGSPGAQALDSGVSGATGATGVPGSSRRGRVAGMRLASEGVTQKGSFINKPTQGWLHPDKKIMGPGAAYIVRYMGCIEVLKSMRSLDFNTRTQVTREAINRLYEAVPGVKGVWKKKAANKALLQVMGKSNLRFAGMTIAVNISIDGLNLMMPTTRQVIANHPMQSISFASGGDTDTPDYVAYVAKDPVNQRACHILECCDGLAQSIISTIGQAFELQFKQYLHSPPKAISAPDRIIGVEESAWGDDEDSSEHDYYNSIPGKEPPVGGLVDSRLRPGAALLGHVHTQPCRGNRTPQFGSPVRRAGCQNSGPPCYETHWETDSQSSSVQLLPVSCPGLTSDGYLCADGRPPGCRDYEEHLYVNTQSLENWEPGSEGAQESPKKDLFDMRPFEDALKLHEAGGESPALEDAWPSPPRRRAPIAPTEEQLRHEPWYHGRMSRRDAEKLLAMDGDFLVRDSVTNPGQYVLTGMHSGLPKHLLLVDPEGVVRTKDVLFDSISHLISYHLQDGLPIVAAESELHLKQVVRRKQ from the exons ATGTGGCTTCCTATAAAAAcgaaaagaaagaaa GCGATGCACAGGCTGAGGGGCGGTGGAGCTGGGGCTGGGGGTCCCAGCGGCAGTGCCGGGAGTCCAGGGGCCCAAGCCTTGGATTCAGGAGTCTCAGGAGCCACGGGAGCCACGGGAGTCCCTGGATCCAGCAGGAGGGGACGGGTGGCGGGGATGAGGCTGGCCAGCGAAGGGGTTACTCAGAAGGGCAGCTTCATTAACAAGCCGACCCAGGGCTGGCTGCACCCAGATAAGAAGATTATGGGACCAGGGGCTGCCTACATTGTCAGG TACATGGGTTGCATCGAGGTGCTGAAATCGATGAGATCCCTGGACTTCAACACTCGGACCCAGGTGACAAG GGAGGCGATTAACAGATTATATGAAGCAGTACCTGGCGTGAAAGGAGTGTGGAAGAAGAAG GCTGCCAACAAAGCCCTGCTGCAGGTCATGGGGAAGAGTAACCTGCGCTTTGCCGGGATGACCATCGCGGTCAACATTTCCATCGACGGGCTGAACCTGATGATGCCAACGACGCGGCAG GTCATCGCCAATCACCCCATGCAGTCCATCTCGTTTGCGTCGGGGGGAGACACG GACACTCCAGACTACGTGGCGTACGTGGCTAAGGACCCTGTCAACCAAAGAG CTTGCCACATACTGGAGTGCTGTGACGGCCTGGCTCAGAGTATCATCAGTACGATAGGACAGGCCTTCGAGCTGCAGTTCAAACAGTACCTCCACAGCCCTCCCAAAGCCATCTCAGCACCCGACCG AATTATAGGGGTGGAGGAGTCGGCGTGGGGAGACGATGAAGACTCTTCCGAGCACGATTACTACAACAGCATCCCAGGGAAGGAGCCTCCTGTGGGGGGGCTGGTAGACTCCAGGCTCAGGCCTGGTGCGGCCCTGCTAGGCCACGTTCACACCCAGCCGTGCCGCGGCAACAGAACCCCGCAG TTCGGCTCGCCTGTCAGAAGAGCGGGGTGCCAGAACTCGGGACCCCCCTGCTACGAGACGCACTGGGAGACGGACAGTCAGAGCAGCTCCG TTCAACTGCTTCCAGTTTCCTGCCCGGGCCTGACCAGCGACGGTTACCTGTGTGCGGACGGGCGCCCTCCTGGTTGCCGTGACTACGAGGAGCACCTGTACGTGAACACGCAGAGTCTGGAGAACTGGGAGCCGGGGAGCGAGGGGGCGCAGGAGAGCCCCAAGAAAGACCTCTTTGACATGA GGCCGTTCGAGGACGCGCTGAAGCTGCACGAAGCTGGCGGGGAGAGCCCCGCTCTGGAGGATGCGTGGCCCAGCCCGCCACGCCGGCGCGCCCCCATTGCTCCCACGGAGGAGCAGCTGCGCCACGAGCCCTGGTACCACGGCCGCATGAGCCGACGCGACGCCGAGAAGCTGCTAGCCATGGACGGGGACTTCCTGGTGCGGGACAGCGTGACGAACCCGGGGCAGTACGTGCTGACGGGCATGCACAGCGGGCTGCCCAAACACCTGCTGCTGGTGGACCCCGAGGGCGTG GTGCGTACGAAGGACGTCCTGTTCGATAGCATCAGTCACCTGATCAGCTACCACCTGCAGGACGGGCTGCCCATCGTGGCTGCGGAGAGCGAGCTGCACCTGAAGCAGGTGGTCCGGAGGAAGCAGTGA
- the LOC117962910 gene encoding SHC-transforming protein 2-like isoform X1: MMTSSQLGGAETQLGGGGTERAELIEREWENRSRQPERDGQRRGERESSPGAEAFLGSFFFLQTVPGMLLKPKYGRFRNDSVTSSDDLMQSLAMSGKVVATPVPSASPSARPPPPPPLPPPERPSCPPAEPPCPESEQDAATTFCMLIPRIPQWKFSNASSFLSRSPSSSSSSSSKDLGGKMVGPGANGAATGPVASLAAVLNSCDPICVTPCSLQAMHRLRGGGAGAGGPSGSAGSPGAQALDSGVSGATGATGVPGSSRRGRVAGMRLASEGVTQKGSFINKPTQGWLHPDKKIMGPGAAYIVRYMGCIEVLKSMRSLDFNTRTQVTREAINRLYEAVPGVKGVWKKKAANKALLQVMGKSNLRFAGMTIAVNISIDGLNLMMPTTRQVIANHPMQSISFASGGDTDTPDYVAYVAKDPVNQRACHILECCDGLAQSIISTIGQAFELQFKQYLHSPPKAISAPDRIIGVEESAWGDDEDSSEHDYYNSIPGKEPPVGGLVDSRLRPGAALLGHVHTQPCRGNRTPQFGSPVRRAGCQNSGPPCYETHWETDSQSSSVQLLPVSCPGLTSDGYLCADGRPPGCRDYEEHLYVNTQSLENWEPGSEGAQESPKKDLFDMRPFEDALKLHEAGGESPALEDAWPSPPRRRAPIAPTEEQLRHEPWYHGRMSRRDAEKLLAMDGDFLVRDSVTNPGQYVLTGMHSGLPKHLLLVDPEGVVRTKDVLFDSISHLISYHLQDGLPIVAAESELHLKQVVRRKQ; encoded by the exons ATGATGACATCATCCCAGCTTGGGGGGGCTGAGACACAGCTGGGAGGGGGCGGGACGGAGAGAGCAGAGCTaatagagagagagtgggagaatAGGAGCAGACAGCCAGAGAGAGACGGtcagaggaggggagagagagagagcagtccgGGAGCAGAGGCCTTTTtgggttctttttttttcctccagacCGTCCCGGGCATGCTACTTAAGCCCAAGTATGGCCGCTTCCGCAACGACTCTGTGACCTCCTCCGATGACCTGATGCAGAGCCTAGCTATGAGCGGCAAAGTGGTAGCCACGCCGGTCCCTTCTGCATCCCCGTCAGCCCGcccgcccccaccccctcctctgcCCCCGCCGGAGCGCCCCTCCTGCCCCCCGGCTGAGCCCCCCTGCCCGGAGAGCGAACAGGACGCCGCCACCACCTTCTGCATGCTCATCCCCAGGATTCCTCAGTGGAAGTTCTCCAACGCCTCGTCCTTCCTCAGCAGGAGCCCCTCAAGcagctccagcagcagcagcaaggacCTAGGGGGGAAAATGGTGGGGCCGGGGGCCAACGGCGCAGCGACTGGCCCCGTGGCTAGCCTGGCAGCCGTGCTGAACTCTTGCGACCCGATCTGTGTCACCCCTTGTTCTTTGCAGGCGATGCACAGGCTGAGGGGCGGTGGAGCTGGGGCTGGGGGTCCCAGCGGCAGTGCCGGGAGTCCAGGGGCCCAAGCCTTGGATTCAGGAGTCTCAGGAGCCACGGGAGCCACGGGAGTCCCTGGATCCAGCAGGAGGGGACGGGTGGCGGGGATGAGGCTGGCCAGCGAAGGGGTTACTCAGAAGGGCAGCTTCATTAACAAGCCGACCCAGGGCTGGCTGCACCCAGATAAGAAGATTATGGGACCAGGGGCTGCCTACATTGTCAGG TACATGGGTTGCATCGAGGTGCTGAAATCGATGAGATCCCTGGACTTCAACACTCGGACCCAGGTGACAAG GGAGGCGATTAACAGATTATATGAAGCAGTACCTGGCGTGAAAGGAGTGTGGAAGAAGAAG GCTGCCAACAAAGCCCTGCTGCAGGTCATGGGGAAGAGTAACCTGCGCTTTGCCGGGATGACCATCGCGGTCAACATTTCCATCGACGGGCTGAACCTGATGATGCCAACGACGCGGCAG GTCATCGCCAATCACCCCATGCAGTCCATCTCGTTTGCGTCGGGGGGAGACACG GACACTCCAGACTACGTGGCGTACGTGGCTAAGGACCCTGTCAACCAAAGAG CTTGCCACATACTGGAGTGCTGTGACGGCCTGGCTCAGAGTATCATCAGTACGATAGGACAGGCCTTCGAGCTGCAGTTCAAACAGTACCTCCACAGCCCTCCCAAAGCCATCTCAGCACCCGACCG AATTATAGGGGTGGAGGAGTCGGCGTGGGGAGACGATGAAGACTCTTCCGAGCACGATTACTACAACAGCATCCCAGGGAAGGAGCCTCCTGTGGGGGGGCTGGTAGACTCCAGGCTCAGGCCTGGTGCGGCCCTGCTAGGCCACGTTCACACCCAGCCGTGCCGCGGCAACAGAACCCCGCAG TTCGGCTCGCCTGTCAGAAGAGCGGGGTGCCAGAACTCGGGACCCCCCTGCTACGAGACGCACTGGGAGACGGACAGTCAGAGCAGCTCCG TTCAACTGCTTCCAGTTTCCTGCCCGGGCCTGACCAGCGACGGTTACCTGTGTGCGGACGGGCGCCCTCCTGGTTGCCGTGACTACGAGGAGCACCTGTACGTGAACACGCAGAGTCTGGAGAACTGGGAGCCGGGGAGCGAGGGGGCGCAGGAGAGCCCCAAGAAAGACCTCTTTGACATGA GGCCGTTCGAGGACGCGCTGAAGCTGCACGAAGCTGGCGGGGAGAGCCCCGCTCTGGAGGATGCGTGGCCCAGCCCGCCACGCCGGCGCGCCCCCATTGCTCCCACGGAGGAGCAGCTGCGCCACGAGCCCTGGTACCACGGCCGCATGAGCCGACGCGACGCCGAGAAGCTGCTAGCCATGGACGGGGACTTCCTGGTGCGGGACAGCGTGACGAACCCGGGGCAGTACGTGCTGACGGGCATGCACAGCGGGCTGCCCAAACACCTGCTGCTGGTGGACCCCGAGGGCGTG GTGCGTACGAAGGACGTCCTGTTCGATAGCATCAGTCACCTGATCAGCTACCACCTGCAGGACGGGCTGCCCATCGTGGCTGCGGAGAGCGAGCTGCACCTGAAGCAGGTGGTCCGGAGGAAGCAGTGA
- the LOC117962910 gene encoding SHC-transforming protein 2-like isoform X3 — MHRLRGGGAGAGGPSGSAGSPGAQALDSGVSGATGATGVPGSSRRGRVAGMRLASEGVTQKGSFINKPTQGWLHPDKKIMGPGAAYIVRYMGCIEVLKSMRSLDFNTRTQVTREAINRLYEAVPGVKGVWKKKAANKALLQVMGKSNLRFAGMTIAVNISIDGLNLMMPTTRQVIANHPMQSISFASGGDTDTPDYVAYVAKDPVNQRACHILECCDGLAQSIISTIGQAFELQFKQYLHSPPKAISAPDRIIGVEESAWGDDEDSSEHDYYNSIPGKEPPVGGLVDSRLRPGAALLGHVHTQPCRGNRTPQFGSPVRRAGCQNSGPPCYETHWETDSQSSSVQLLPVSCPGLTSDGYLCADGRPPGCRDYEEHLYVNTQSLENWEPGSEGAQESPKKDLFDMRPFEDALKLHEAGGESPALEDAWPSPPRRRAPIAPTEEQLRHEPWYHGRMSRRDAEKLLAMDGDFLVRDSVTNPGQYVLTGMHSGLPKHLLLVDPEGVVRTKDVLFDSISHLISYHLQDGLPIVAAESELHLKQVVRRKQ, encoded by the exons ATGCACAGGCTGAGGGGCGGTGGAGCTGGGGCTGGGGGTCCCAGCGGCAGTGCCGGGAGTCCAGGGGCCCAAGCCTTGGATTCAGGAGTCTCAGGAGCCACGGGAGCCACGGGAGTCCCTGGATCCAGCAGGAGGGGACGGGTGGCGGGGATGAGGCTGGCCAGCGAAGGGGTTACTCAGAAGGGCAGCTTCATTAACAAGCCGACCCAGGGCTGGCTGCACCCAGATAAGAAGATTATGGGACCAGGGGCTGCCTACATTGTCAGG TACATGGGTTGCATCGAGGTGCTGAAATCGATGAGATCCCTGGACTTCAACACTCGGACCCAGGTGACAAG GGAGGCGATTAACAGATTATATGAAGCAGTACCTGGCGTGAAAGGAGTGTGGAAGAAGAAG GCTGCCAACAAAGCCCTGCTGCAGGTCATGGGGAAGAGTAACCTGCGCTTTGCCGGGATGACCATCGCGGTCAACATTTCCATCGACGGGCTGAACCTGATGATGCCAACGACGCGGCAG GTCATCGCCAATCACCCCATGCAGTCCATCTCGTTTGCGTCGGGGGGAGACACG GACACTCCAGACTACGTGGCGTACGTGGCTAAGGACCCTGTCAACCAAAGAG CTTGCCACATACTGGAGTGCTGTGACGGCCTGGCTCAGAGTATCATCAGTACGATAGGACAGGCCTTCGAGCTGCAGTTCAAACAGTACCTCCACAGCCCTCCCAAAGCCATCTCAGCACCCGACCG AATTATAGGGGTGGAGGAGTCGGCGTGGGGAGACGATGAAGACTCTTCCGAGCACGATTACTACAACAGCATCCCAGGGAAGGAGCCTCCTGTGGGGGGGCTGGTAGACTCCAGGCTCAGGCCTGGTGCGGCCCTGCTAGGCCACGTTCACACCCAGCCGTGCCGCGGCAACAGAACCCCGCAG TTCGGCTCGCCTGTCAGAAGAGCGGGGTGCCAGAACTCGGGACCCCCCTGCTACGAGACGCACTGGGAGACGGACAGTCAGAGCAGCTCCG TTCAACTGCTTCCAGTTTCCTGCCCGGGCCTGACCAGCGACGGTTACCTGTGTGCGGACGGGCGCCCTCCTGGTTGCCGTGACTACGAGGAGCACCTGTACGTGAACACGCAGAGTCTGGAGAACTGGGAGCCGGGGAGCGAGGGGGCGCAGGAGAGCCCCAAGAAAGACCTCTTTGACATGA GGCCGTTCGAGGACGCGCTGAAGCTGCACGAAGCTGGCGGGGAGAGCCCCGCTCTGGAGGATGCGTGGCCCAGCCCGCCACGCCGGCGCGCCCCCATTGCTCCCACGGAGGAGCAGCTGCGCCACGAGCCCTGGTACCACGGCCGCATGAGCCGACGCGACGCCGAGAAGCTGCTAGCCATGGACGGGGACTTCCTGGTGCGGGACAGCGTGACGAACCCGGGGCAGTACGTGCTGACGGGCATGCACAGCGGGCTGCCCAAACACCTGCTGCTGGTGGACCCCGAGGGCGTG GTGCGTACGAAGGACGTCCTGTTCGATAGCATCAGTCACCTGATCAGCTACCACCTGCAGGACGGGCTGCCCATCGTGGCTGCGGAGAGCGAGCTGCACCTGAAGCAGGTGGTCCGGAGGAAGCAGTGA
- the LOC117401421 gene encoding zinc finger protein 135-like isoform X1 has translation MHAVNTKMQAECGVKFALAKQTKQRRRRTMDVRVKKEEEDECPISQLQIMPGTLVETAPPDPVTETQPAVPIKTESAELPLSTGEAEATMQAAESKTPKRRKKRKPVAASKTVYRCDLCEKNIKHLTSFQDHLRIHTGERPFTCSQCGKSFVRSSDLIKHRLVHSEQRPHPCPTCGKRFKLRGDLTKHQAVHSEVKPFTCPSCGKTFKRAACLVKHERVHDPESPFSCPECGRGFKWEASLTEHRRIHSGDRPFVCGADGCSRSFTHFSTYQQHKRAHQNQRQFKCGTCERGFNQRSNLLKHERTHSQKS, from the exons ATGCACGCAGTAAACACTAAGATGCAAGCGGAGTGCGGAGTGAAGTTTGCCTTggcaaaacaaaccaaaca AAGGAGGAGAAGAACGATGGATGTGAGAGTGAAGAaggaagaggaggatgaatgTCCGATATCGCAACTGCAAATCATGCCAGGAACGCTGGTGGAAACCGCACCCCCAGACCCAGTCACTGAAACACAGCCAGCAGTCCCAATCAAGACGGAGAGCGCCGAATTACCCCTCAGCACAGGAGAAGCCGAAGCAACGATGCAGGCAGCGGAGAGCAAGACTCCCAAGAGGAGAAAGAAAAGGAAGCCAGTCGCTGCCAGCAAGACCGTGTACAGGTGTGACCTCTGCGAGAAGAACATCAAGCACCTGACCAGCTTCCAG GATCACCTGAGGATCCACACGGGTGAGCGGCCGTTCACCTGCTCTCAGTGCGGGAAGAGCTTCGTGCGGAGCTCGGACCTGATCAAGCACCGGCTGGTCCACTCGGAGCAGAGACCCCACCCCTGCCCCACCTGCGGCAAGCGCTTCAAACTGCGGGGGGACCTGACCAAACACCAAGCCGTCCACTCCGAGGTCAAGCCCTTCACCTGCCCCTCCTGCGGCAAGACGTTCAAGCGCGCCGCCTGCCTGGTGAAGCACGAGCGCGTCCACGACCCCGAGAGCCCCTTCAGCTGCCCGGAGTGCGGCCGCGGGTTCAAGTGGGAGGCGTCGCTGACCGAACACCGGCGGATTCACAGCGGGGACCGGCCCTTCGTGTGCGGGGCCGACGGCTGCTCCAGGAGCTTCACCCACTTCTCCACCTACCAGCAGCACAAGCGTGCCCACCAGAACCAGCGACAGTTCAAGTGCGGGACCTGCGAGCGCGGCTTCAACCAACGCTCCAACCTGCTCAAGCACGAGAGAACCCACAGCCAGAAGAGCTAG
- the LOC117401421 gene encoding zinc finger protein 629-like isoform X2: MDVRVKKEEEDECPISQLQIMPGTLVETAPPDPVTETQPAVPIKTESAELPLSTGEAEATMQAAESKTPKRRKKRKPVAASKTVYRCDLCEKNIKHLTSFQDHLRIHTGERPFTCSQCGKSFVRSSDLIKHRLVHSEQRPHPCPTCGKRFKLRGDLTKHQAVHSEVKPFTCPSCGKTFKRAACLVKHERVHDPESPFSCPECGRGFKWEASLTEHRRIHSGDRPFVCGADGCSRSFTHFSTYQQHKRAHQNQRQFKCGTCERGFNQRSNLLKHERTHSQKS, from the exons ATGGATGTGAGAGTGAAGAaggaagaggaggatgaatgTCCGATATCGCAACTGCAAATCATGCCAGGAACGCTGGTGGAAACCGCACCCCCAGACCCAGTCACTGAAACACAGCCAGCAGTCCCAATCAAGACGGAGAGCGCCGAATTACCCCTCAGCACAGGAGAAGCCGAAGCAACGATGCAGGCAGCGGAGAGCAAGACTCCCAAGAGGAGAAAGAAAAGGAAGCCAGTCGCTGCCAGCAAGACCGTGTACAGGTGTGACCTCTGCGAGAAGAACATCAAGCACCTGACCAGCTTCCAG GATCACCTGAGGATCCACACGGGTGAGCGGCCGTTCACCTGCTCTCAGTGCGGGAAGAGCTTCGTGCGGAGCTCGGACCTGATCAAGCACCGGCTGGTCCACTCGGAGCAGAGACCCCACCCCTGCCCCACCTGCGGCAAGCGCTTCAAACTGCGGGGGGACCTGACCAAACACCAAGCCGTCCACTCCGAGGTCAAGCCCTTCACCTGCCCCTCCTGCGGCAAGACGTTCAAGCGCGCCGCCTGCCTGGTGAAGCACGAGCGCGTCCACGACCCCGAGAGCCCCTTCAGCTGCCCGGAGTGCGGCCGCGGGTTCAAGTGGGAGGCGTCGCTGACCGAACACCGGCGGATTCACAGCGGGGACCGGCCCTTCGTGTGCGGGGCCGACGGCTGCTCCAGGAGCTTCACCCACTTCTCCACCTACCAGCAGCACAAGCGTGCCCACCAGAACCAGCGACAGTTCAAGTGCGGGACCTGCGAGCGCGGCTTCAACCAACGCTCCAACCTGCTCAAGCACGAGAGAACCCACAGCCAGAAGAGCTAG